A portion of the Chromobacterium sp. IIBBL 290-4 genome contains these proteins:
- a CDS encoding methyl-accepting chemotaxis protein, with amino-acid sequence MFSHFTIGQRLATMVIVLLIIPILVGLFGLHTQDGILGDFATTYNDRVVCLKQLKIVGDGYAVGIVDNAHKLRNHSQTQSTFLVNLQQAQSDIKKQWDDYRATYLTPEEKQLADQAEEAMGVANRSADKLKQVVQGGDAAALDSYVEKDMYPAMDPVAKRITALVDLQLRVAAEEFAQSQQRAAFSRWANIGLIAAGVALGFVLAYIIVRGLLAELGGEPRDVVALAGRIAQGDLSHKLNVKEGDKHSIAASMALMQSSLIQLVRNLQDVTLRLTNNATELAAASEQVASSAEEQTRAASSMSASVEQLSVSICSVNDNTGDVAKDSVASGDLARQGQAIIDETLQTINHVADQARASQQQADLLGERSQEIANVIQVIRDVAEQTNLLALNAAIEAARAGEQGRGFAVVADEVRKLSERTAQSTTEISSSIREMLDCSQHVVDNIHNTVDKMEVGLTQATRAREAIAGISGNVDRVKQSLSSITISLNEQQQAGTAIAANVEQVAQMSEETSTAAMQTAQSATQVEQMAASLQTAISHFRLPSGGQPQSSGPSLHPASAPLVA; translated from the coding sequence ATGTTCAGCCATTTCACCATCGGTCAGCGACTAGCCACCATGGTTATCGTTCTCCTCATCATCCCCATTCTGGTCGGCCTGTTTGGACTGCATACTCAGGACGGCATCCTCGGCGATTTCGCCACCACCTATAACGACCGGGTGGTCTGCCTCAAGCAATTGAAGATCGTCGGCGACGGCTACGCGGTGGGCATCGTCGACAATGCCCACAAGCTGCGCAATCACAGCCAGACGCAGTCCACATTCCTGGTCAATCTGCAGCAGGCGCAGTCTGACATCAAGAAACAATGGGACGACTATCGCGCCACCTATCTGACCCCCGAGGAAAAGCAGCTGGCCGACCAGGCCGAGGAGGCGATGGGCGTGGCCAACCGCAGCGCCGACAAGCTCAAGCAAGTGGTGCAGGGCGGCGATGCCGCCGCGCTGGACAGCTATGTGGAAAAAGACATGTACCCGGCGATGGACCCGGTGGCCAAGCGCATTACCGCCTTGGTCGACCTCCAGCTCAGAGTCGCCGCGGAAGAGTTCGCCCAATCGCAACAGCGCGCCGCCTTCAGCCGTTGGGCCAATATCGGCCTGATCGCCGCCGGCGTCGCGCTCGGCTTTGTGCTGGCTTACATCATTGTGCGCGGCCTGCTGGCCGAGCTGGGCGGCGAACCGCGCGACGTGGTGGCGCTGGCCGGCCGCATCGCGCAAGGCGATCTGAGCCATAAGCTGAACGTCAAGGAAGGCGACAAGCACAGCATCGCCGCCTCGATGGCCTTGATGCAAAGCTCGCTGATCCAGCTGGTGCGCAATCTGCAGGATGTGACATTGCGACTGACCAACAACGCCACCGAACTGGCGGCGGCGTCGGAACAAGTCGCGTCCAGCGCCGAGGAGCAGACCCGCGCTGCGTCGTCGATGTCCGCCTCGGTAGAGCAGTTGTCGGTCAGCATCTGCTCGGTCAACGACAATACCGGCGACGTGGCCAAAGACTCGGTCGCCAGCGGCGATCTGGCGCGCCAGGGCCAGGCCATCATCGATGAAACGCTGCAGACCATCAATCATGTGGCCGATCAGGCCCGCGCCTCGCAGCAGCAGGCCGACTTACTGGGCGAACGCTCGCAGGAAATCGCCAATGTCATCCAGGTGATACGCGATGTGGCCGAGCAGACCAATCTGCTGGCGCTCAACGCCGCCATCGAAGCCGCCCGCGCCGGCGAGCAGGGCCGCGGCTTCGCCGTGGTGGCCGACGAGGTGCGCAAGCTGTCGGAGCGCACTGCGCAATCCACCACCGAAATCAGCAGCAGCATCCGCGAGATGCTGGATTGCAGCCAGCACGTGGTGGACAACATCCACAACACCGTGGACAAGATGGAAGTCGGCTTGACCCAGGCCACCCGCGCCCGTGAAGCCATCGCCGGCATCAGCGGCAATGTCGATCGCGTCAAGCAGTCGCTGTCCAGCATCACCATTTCGCTCAATGAGCAGCAGCAGGCCGGCACCGCCATCGCCGCCAATGTGGAACAGGTGGCGCAGATGTCTGAGGAAACCAGCACCGCCGCGATGCAGACCGCGCAATCCGCCACCCAGGTGGAACAGATGGCCGCATCGTTGCAAACCGCCATCAGCCATTTCCGCCTGCCCAGCGGCGGCCAGCCGCAATCGTCCGGCCCCTCTTTGCATCCCGCCAGCGCGCCGCTTGTCGCTTAA
- a CDS encoding U32 family peptidase, producing MSLLPHQVELLSPAKTAEIGREAILHGADAVYIGGPSFGARHNACNSVEDIAGLTAFAHRYHARIFATLNTILHDAELEGARKLIWQLYDAGVDALIIQDMGILQMDLPPIQLHASTQCDIRDADKARFLSDAGFSQVVLARELTIPQIKKIADRVADSAAIEYFIHGALCVAFSGQCYISHADNGRSANRGDCSQACRLPYTLTDEKGGVVAFDKHLLSMKDNNQSANLEALLDAGVRSLKIEGRYKDVSYVKNITAHYRMLLDEIFERRPELAPAASGSSEIYFTPDPDKTFHRGATDYFATGRKQDIGAFDSPKFVGVGLGTVHKVGDNWLEIATTEQMSNGDGINFMKKREVVGMQLNTVKQVGKAEGGLLVWRCEPNDPAALQGLKPGVDISRNRDHAWELALLKKSAERRVGVWGALSETAGGLELSYTDADGCSASACIDMELEPAKDAARAEQSLRDAAAKLGNTMFQAHDVSLSLSQPWFVPASVINGLRREAVEKLEAARAAAWVRPERKAAVEPPVAFPQKELSYLANVYNALAWDFYKQHGVEVIEPAYEAHQEEGEVSLMITKHCLRFSYNLCPKQAKGVKGVMGQVRADPMILKSGDETYTLKFECRPCEMHVMGKMKKHILKSPPPTEIPASAPITFFKQRPQ from the coding sequence ATGAGCCTGTTGCCGCATCAAGTCGAACTGCTGTCGCCCGCCAAAACCGCCGAAATCGGCCGCGAAGCCATCTTGCATGGCGCGGACGCGGTGTATATCGGCGGCCCCTCGTTCGGCGCGCGCCATAATGCCTGCAACAGCGTGGAAGACATCGCCGGGTTGACTGCCTTCGCGCATCGCTACCATGCGCGCATCTTCGCCACGCTCAACACCATCCTGCACGATGCCGAGCTGGAAGGCGCGCGCAAGCTGATCTGGCAGCTGTACGACGCCGGCGTGGACGCGTTGATCATTCAGGACATGGGCATTCTGCAGATGGACCTGCCGCCTATCCAGCTGCACGCGTCCACCCAATGCGACATCCGCGACGCCGACAAGGCGCGCTTCCTGTCCGACGCCGGCTTCAGCCAAGTGGTGCTCGCCCGCGAGCTGACCATTCCGCAGATCAAGAAGATCGCCGACCGGGTGGCCGATTCCGCCGCCATCGAATACTTCATCCACGGCGCGCTGTGCGTGGCCTTCTCCGGCCAGTGCTACATCAGCCACGCCGACAACGGCCGCAGCGCCAACCGCGGCGACTGCTCGCAGGCCTGTAGGCTGCCGTACACGCTGACCGACGAAAAGGGCGGCGTGGTGGCCTTCGACAAGCACCTGCTTTCCATGAAGGACAATAACCAGAGCGCCAACTTGGAAGCGCTGCTGGACGCCGGCGTGCGGTCCTTGAAGATAGAAGGCCGCTACAAGGACGTGTCCTACGTCAAGAACATCACCGCCCACTACCGCATGCTGCTGGACGAAATCTTCGAGCGCCGACCGGAGTTGGCGCCGGCCGCCAGCGGCAGCAGCGAAATCTACTTCACGCCGGACCCGGACAAGACCTTCCACCGCGGCGCGACCGACTACTTCGCCACCGGCCGCAAGCAGGACATCGGCGCCTTCGATTCGCCCAAGTTTGTCGGCGTCGGCCTGGGCACGGTGCACAAGGTGGGCGACAACTGGCTGGAGATCGCCACCACGGAGCAGATGTCCAACGGCGATGGCATCAACTTCATGAAGAAGCGCGAAGTGGTGGGCATGCAGCTCAACACGGTCAAGCAGGTGGGCAAGGCCGAGGGCGGGCTGCTGGTCTGGCGCTGCGAACCTAACGATCCGGCGGCGCTGCAAGGGCTCAAGCCCGGCGTCGACATCAGCCGCAACCGCGACCACGCTTGGGAGCTGGCGCTGCTGAAGAAGTCGGCCGAGCGCCGCGTCGGCGTGTGGGGCGCGCTGAGCGAAACCGCCGGCGGTCTGGAGCTCAGCTATACCGACGCCGACGGCTGCAGCGCCAGCGCCTGTATCGACATGGAGCTGGAGCCGGCCAAGGACGCCGCCCGCGCCGAGCAGAGCCTGCGCGACGCCGCCGCCAAGCTGGGCAACACCATGTTCCAGGCGCACGACGTGTCGTTGAGCCTGAGCCAGCCGTGGTTCGTGCCGGCTTCGGTGATCAATGGCCTGCGCCGCGAAGCGGTGGAAAAGCTGGAAGCCGCGCGCGCCGCCGCCTGGGTCCGTCCCGAGCGCAAAGCCGCTGTCGAGCCGCCGGTCGCCTTCCCGCAAAAGGAGCTGAGCTATCTGGCCAACGTCTACAACGCGCTGGCCTGGGACTTCTACAAGCAGCACGGCGTGGAAGTGATAGAGCCGGCTTACGAGGCGCACCAGGAAGAGGGCGAGGTGAGCCTGATGATCACCAAGCATTGCCTGCGTTTCTCCTACAATTTGTGCCCCAAGCAGGCCAAGGGCGTCAAGGGCGTGATGGGCCAGGTGCGCGCCGACCCGATGATTTTGAAGTCCGGCGACGAGACCTACACGCTGAAGTTCGAGTGCCGCCCCTGCGAGATGCACGTGATGGGCAAGATGAAGAAGCACATCCTGAAATCGCCGCCGCCGACCGAAATACCGGCTTCCGCGCCTATCACCTTCTTCAAGCAACGGCCGCAATGA
- a CDS encoding IS1595 family transposase, which translates to MDAQSFQRFLAQLDQLTLKQRSLLSSALKHPTHHDAIQDALPDLTACPHCQAEANQLALWGWGRGLRRYRCKQCHRTCNALSGSPLAKLRKADRWLSYAQALQDGLTVRAAARACGISKNTAFLWRHRFLHRASDHLAAQARGIVEVDETFILESFKGQRCLPRAPRQRGGVSQTRGTGPDQIPIMVVQDREGHIADFKLKKLNGAHVEAALAPLVDSDAILCSDGAAVYSTFARQHGITHRVVHAKTGQRVREGAFHIQHVNAYHSRLKLWMARFHGVATKYLENYLGWRRMLERYQQTMQPCHCLQEAVGRPLQHIIGT; encoded by the coding sequence ATGGATGCCCAGAGTTTTCAGCGTTTTCTTGCCCAACTGGATCAGCTCACGCTCAAACAGAGGAGCTTGCTGTCTTCTGCGCTTAAACATCCCACTCACCATGACGCCATTCAGGACGCCTTGCCTGACCTGACGGCTTGCCCACACTGCCAGGCCGAGGCCAACCAGTTGGCGTTATGGGGCTGGGGCCGAGGCCTGCGGCGTTATCGCTGCAAACAGTGCCACCGGACCTGCAATGCCTTGTCGGGCAGTCCATTAGCCAAATTGCGCAAGGCCGATCGCTGGCTGAGCTACGCCCAAGCACTGCAGGATGGCTTGACCGTGCGAGCAGCCGCTCGTGCATGCGGCATCAGCAAGAACACGGCTTTCCTATGGCGGCATCGCTTCTTGCATCGCGCATCAGACCATCTGGCGGCGCAAGCCCGAGGCATCGTCGAAGTAGATGAAACCTTCATTCTGGAATCATTCAAAGGGCAGCGGTGCCTCCCCCGCGCGCCGCGCCAGCGGGGTGGCGTCAGCCAAACACGGGGAACCGGGCCGGATCAGATTCCCATCATGGTGGTGCAGGACCGAGAGGGACATATAGCGGACTTCAAGTTGAAGAAGCTCAATGGCGCTCATGTGGAAGCGGCTTTAGCCCCGTTGGTGGATAGCGACGCCATCCTGTGTTCGGACGGCGCAGCGGTGTACTCGACCTTTGCCAGGCAGCATGGCATTACCCATCGAGTCGTGCATGCCAAGACGGGACAGCGGGTACGCGAGGGGGCGTTCCATATCCAGCATGTGAATGCCTACCATAGCCGCTTGAAGCTTTGGATGGCTCGATTCCACGGGGTTGCCACCAAATACCTTGAAAACTATCTGGGGTGGCGACGGATGCTGGAGCGCTATCAGCAAACCATGCAGCCTTGCCACTGCTTGCAGGAGGCAGTGGGTCGTCCCTTGCAACACATTATTGGGACATAG